The proteins below are encoded in one region of Bremerella sp. P1:
- a CDS encoding Nif3-like dinuclear metal center hexameric protein, whose protein sequence is MAETLNLTSVCEFLERFAPSQLAESWDNVGLLVGDQTQSIEGIVTCLTVTPEVVDEAIEADADLIVTHHPMPFRPLKQITTDNTVGQMLLKLIQNKIAVYSPHTAFDSCAEGINHQLATGIGLTGVRPLVPVDLLDAPEPTSLVGTGRWGKFAEGSMPLARIAELAKQVTSAPMVKVVGRGTAEIESVAVGCGSAGELLSATIENKVGCLILGETSFHTCLEAKAQNVALVLVGHYASERFAVEKLATVLSEAFPTANVWSSRQEADPIHFA, encoded by the coding sequence GTGGCTGAAACTTTGAACCTGACGAGCGTCTGCGAGTTCTTAGAACGATTCGCCCCCAGCCAATTGGCCGAGTCTTGGGACAATGTTGGTCTGCTCGTGGGCGACCAGACGCAGTCGATCGAAGGCATCGTGACCTGCCTGACCGTTACGCCTGAGGTCGTCGACGAGGCGATCGAAGCGGACGCTGATCTGATCGTTACGCATCATCCGATGCCTTTCCGACCTCTCAAGCAGATCACCACCGACAACACCGTCGGGCAGATGCTCTTGAAGCTGATTCAAAATAAGATCGCCGTGTATAGTCCGCACACGGCGTTCGATTCCTGTGCCGAAGGGATTAACCATCAACTGGCAACCGGCATTGGTTTGACCGGTGTCCGACCCTTAGTACCGGTCGACTTGCTGGACGCCCCAGAGCCAACTTCCCTGGTTGGTACAGGGCGTTGGGGTAAGTTCGCCGAAGGCAGTATGCCACTGGCTCGTATCGCCGAGTTGGCTAAGCAAGTGACCAGTGCTCCGATGGTCAAAGTGGTTGGTCGAGGAACGGCTGAGATTGAATCCGTCGCCGTTGGTTGTGGATCGGCCGGCGAACTTCTTTCCGCGACAATCGAGAACAAGGTCGGCTGTCTGATCCTGGGGGAAACCAGTTTTCATACCTGTCTCGAGGCCAAAGCACAGAATGTCGCGTTGGTGCTCGTGGGTCATTATGCGAGCGAGCGGTTTGCGGTAGAGAAGTTGGCGACGGTTTTGTCCGAGGCATTTCCAACGGCTAATGTGTGGAGCAGCAGGCAAGAAGCGGATCCCATTCATTTCGCCTGA
- a CDS encoding lipoyl domain-containing protein: MLREDLQPLILPELGLTDILVRTSLWLVPRGSFVREGDRVLEVLAGEVTFDVVSPASGILCEQHTEEDDIVNEGQVLGHIRVGA, translated from the coding sequence ATGCTACGCGAAGACTTACAACCGCTAATTTTGCCGGAACTTGGCCTGACCGATATCCTGGTTCGCACCAGTTTGTGGCTAGTACCGCGCGGTTCGTTCGTACGTGAAGGAGATCGCGTGCTTGAAGTGCTCGCCGGAGAAGTGACCTTCGACGTCGTATCGCCGGCCTCGGGCATTCTTTGTGAACAGCACACCGAAGAGGACGATATCGTCAACGAAGGCCAAGTTTTGGGACACATCCGGGTTGGCGCTTAA
- a CDS encoding ribose-5-phosphate isomerase, translating to MKIAIASDHAGYHYKTIIIEHLKSLGHEVVDFGTDSDESCDYPDFIIPAAKAVAAGECERGIVLGGSGNGEAIAANRIHGIRCALTWNVETAKLGRQHNKANMISIGERMTAEGDVLKIVDAWLATEFEGGRHQRRIEKIDVLSQN from the coding sequence ATGAAGATCGCCATTGCTTCGGACCACGCTGGGTATCACTACAAGACCATCATCATCGAGCATCTCAAATCGCTCGGGCACGAGGTCGTCGATTTTGGGACCGATTCGGACGAGTCATGTGACTACCCCGACTTTATCATTCCGGCAGCGAAAGCTGTTGCAGCGGGTGAATGCGAGCGTGGGATCGTTCTGGGCGGCTCGGGAAATGGAGAAGCTATCGCCGCAAATCGAATCCACGGCATTCGTTGCGCTTTGACGTGGAATGTCGAGACGGCCAAGTTAGGGCGTCAGCACAACAAGGCGAATATGATTTCCATCGGCGAGCGCATGACAGCCGAAGGGGATGTTCTGAAGATCGTCGACGCTTGGCTCGCAACCGAATTTGAAGGTGGGCGTCATCAACGTCGCATCGAAAAGATTGACGTGCTTTCGCAGAACTAG
- a CDS encoding peroxidase family protein, with protein sequence MRNFKRVNRIARNKRIGGEQLEQRQLLASDLSVVIDSVLDEVRTIDGTGNNLIDPSLGSTDTAFIRIVASDYADGISEAAGEDRPSAREVSNNVVAQSTSVINDRFLTDFVWQWGQFLDHDIDLTGEADPHESLPIEVPTGDIYFDPTGTGTATISLSRSDYDPTTGTAIDNPREQINSITAFIDGSMIYGSDDSLAAALRTFEGGRLKTSEGNLLPYEGDVYEDSEGSIFFVAGDVRANEQVGLTAMHTLFVREHNRLADEIAAANPDLTDEEIYQQARAIVIAEIQAITYNEFLPALLGPDAIAPYQGYDPTVDPSIANEFATAAYRFGHSMLSGEVLRLNNDGTVAEEGSLSLREMFFNPREITDNGIDSLLLGLASQQAQEIDSMLVDDVRNFLFGPPGAGGFDLASLNIQRGRDHGLADYNTTRVAYGLDPVTSFDEISSNPDVVAALQATYDSVDDIDLWVGGLAEDHVPGASMGELFRTILVDQFTRLRDGDRFWYQNVFTGRQLEAIEQTSLSEIITRNTDITSLQENVFFDASVWIHDASENRSEVTWVTGTGDEVTIQETDRNGTTAETNVTTDVGQVQVVGEDLQRDVFVLDLSQLDSTMDGGFVVQGQEGRGDVLVLVTGDGVDSIVIGEDTIEWNNQLIAYSGIERIVIFSSDPSDSVEVEAGIDVRVDTLSEEVPTTNRELLEVLDRPAQPRRGEEPRRGDDDRRREEDARRREDDFRRAVDRIVADFA encoded by the coding sequence ATGAGAAACTTTAAACGAGTAAACCGAATCGCTCGGAACAAGCGAATCGGCGGCGAGCAATTAGAGCAACGCCAATTACTAGCAAGCGATCTTTCGGTCGTCATCGATTCGGTATTGGACGAAGTAAGAACGATCGATGGAACCGGGAACAATCTAATCGACCCTTCACTGGGAAGCACCGATACAGCGTTCATTCGAATCGTCGCGTCAGACTATGCCGATGGAATTTCTGAGGCCGCCGGCGAGGATCGTCCCAGTGCCCGGGAGGTCAGTAACAACGTTGTCGCTCAGTCGACATCCGTGATAAACGATCGATTCCTGACCGATTTCGTATGGCAATGGGGACAATTCCTCGATCACGATATCGACCTGACCGGCGAAGCCGATCCCCACGAATCGTTGCCCATCGAGGTACCGACCGGTGACATTTATTTCGATCCAACCGGTACCGGCACGGCAACCATTTCGCTGAGTCGTAGCGACTATGATCCTACCACGGGCACCGCGATTGATAATCCTCGGGAGCAGATCAACTCGATCACGGCCTTCATTGACGGCTCGATGATCTATGGATCCGACGATTCACTAGCGGCAGCACTGCGAACATTTGAAGGAGGACGCCTGAAGACAAGTGAAGGAAACTTGCTGCCATACGAAGGAGATGTCTATGAAGATTCGGAAGGTTCTATCTTCTTCGTTGCTGGAGATGTCCGGGCCAATGAACAAGTCGGTTTGACCGCGATGCACACCCTTTTTGTTCGCGAGCACAATCGGCTGGCTGACGAAATTGCCGCTGCGAATCCAGATCTTACGGACGAAGAGATTTATCAACAGGCCCGCGCGATCGTTATCGCCGAGATCCAGGCGATTACTTACAACGAGTTCCTGCCGGCTCTGCTTGGTCCCGACGCAATTGCACCCTATCAAGGTTACGACCCGACGGTTGATCCGAGCATCGCCAATGAGTTTGCTACCGCAGCGTACCGGTTCGGGCACAGTATGCTGTCTGGCGAAGTGCTTCGACTTAACAACGATGGAACAGTTGCTGAGGAAGGCTCGCTTTCACTCCGTGAAATGTTCTTTAATCCTCGGGAGATCACCGACAACGGAATTGATTCGTTGCTCTTGGGACTTGCCTCGCAGCAAGCTCAGGAGATCGATAGCATGCTGGTCGATGACGTCCGTAACTTCCTGTTTGGTCCTCCTGGAGCAGGCGGGTTCGATCTGGCTTCGCTCAACATTCAACGAGGGCGTGATCATGGCCTGGCAGACTACAACACGACTCGTGTGGCCTATGGCTTAGATCCGGTCACCTCGTTTGACGAGATTTCCTCGAACCCAGACGTTGTCGCGGCACTTCAAGCAACGTATGACTCGGTGGACGATATCGACTTGTGGGTTGGTGGATTGGCAGAAGATCATGTTCCCGGCGCAAGCATGGGGGAACTCTTCCGCACGATCCTGGTCGATCAGTTCACGCGTCTACGCGATGGAGACCGCTTCTGGTATCAAAACGTGTTCACGGGACGCCAATTGGAAGCGATCGAACAGACTTCGCTCAGCGAGATCATTACTCGAAACACAGACATCACTTCCTTGCAGGAAAATGTCTTTTTCGACGCCTCGGTTTGGATTCATGATGCTTCCGAGAATCGATCAGAAGTGACCTGGGTGACAGGCACAGGAGACGAAGTCACCATTCAGGAGACCGATCGTAACGGGACCACGGCTGAAACGAATGTGACGACCGACGTCGGTCAGGTCCAGGTGGTTGGCGAGGATCTTCAGCGCGACGTGTTCGTGCTCGACTTGAGTCAGCTTGATTCCACGATGGATGGTGGTTTCGTTGTACAAGGGCAAGAGGGCCGAGGCGATGTTCTGGTCCTGGTCACTGGTGATGGTGTCGATTCGATCGTGATCGGTGAGGATACCATTGAGTGGAACAACCAGTTGATCGCCTATAGTGGCATCGAACGCATCGTGATCTTTTCCAGTGATCCCAGTGACTCAGTAGAAGTCGAAGCAGGGATCGATGTTCGCGTCGATACGCTGAGCGAGGAAGTGCCAACAACCAATCGAGAACTTCTCGAAGTTCTCGACCGGCCTGCCCAACCACGACGTGGCGAGGAGCCTCGACGCGGTGATGATGATCGTCGACGCGAAGAAGACGCGCGTCGAAGAGAAGACGACTTCCGCCGTGCAGTTGATCGTATCGTTGCCGACTTCGCGTAA
- a CDS encoding glycosyltransferase family 2 protein, giving the protein MKHREKSLIALPVYNEASTIHAVLDQVVGYGHPVLVVNDGSTDDTLKLLQQRDDIIVVTHEKNSGYGAALLTAFQYADDHDFDIVVTMDCDGQHEPQLIPKFIKACRSVDIVSGSRYLKQFDGQSEPPAQRLFINRRVTSELNRLLGFQLTDSFCGFKAYRVEALKKLNVTETGYAMPLELWVESAKAGLNIVELPVPLIYLDENRSFGGALDDGSTRLNYYHFVLDRSLARSGLASTGAQTMASC; this is encoded by the coding sequence ATGAAACATCGCGAGAAGTCACTCATCGCCCTGCCGGTCTATAACGAAGCGAGCACTATTCATGCGGTTTTGGACCAGGTCGTCGGCTACGGGCATCCCGTGCTGGTAGTCAATGATGGTTCGACGGATGACACGCTGAAGCTTCTACAGCAGCGTGATGACATTATCGTCGTGACGCACGAAAAGAACTCAGGGTACGGCGCTGCCCTGCTTACCGCGTTTCAATATGCCGACGATCATGATTTCGACATCGTCGTGACGATGGATTGTGATGGTCAGCACGAGCCACAGCTGATTCCTAAGTTCATCAAGGCGTGTCGCTCGGTTGATATCGTTTCAGGCAGCCGCTATCTCAAGCAGTTCGATGGCCAGAGCGAGCCACCGGCTCAGCGGCTCTTCATTAATCGCCGGGTCACGTCGGAACTGAACCGACTGCTCGGTTTTCAACTGACCGATTCGTTCTGCGGATTCAAAGCGTATCGCGTCGAGGCTCTCAAGAAGCTGAACGTGACGGAGACAGGCTACGCAATGCCACTTGAGCTTTGGGTTGAATCCGCCAAGGCCGGATTGAATATCGTCGAACTGCCTGTTCCATTGATCTATCTCGACGAGAATCGTTCGTTTGGTGGTGCGTTAGACGATGGAAGCACGCGTCTGAACTACTACCATTTTGTCTTGGATCGCAGCCTTGCCCGTAGTGGTTTGGCCAGTACCGGCGCTCAGACCATGGCTTCGTGCTGA